Proteins encoded together in one Pseudoroseomonas cervicalis window:
- a CDS encoding FAD-dependent oxidoreductase, whose product MSILPANGVEFELTLPVVIIGAGAAGLVAALALREAGQEVLVLERDPVPRGSTALSAGLIPAPGTRWQKAAGEEDGPTLFAADILAKAGGEPDPALVEALAARIGPVLEWLADRHGLDFSVITDFRYPGHSACRMHGLPSRSGEELVDRLREAAEAAGVEILCEAQVTALYAGPDGRIHGLAFRRPDGSEERLGCDALILACNGYGGNPALVAEHVPLLSGALYFGHAGNQGDALLWGQALGAATRHLSGHQGHGSVAHPIGILISWATMTQGGIQVNLEGSRFADESHGYSEAAALVLQQPEAVAWSLFDERIAGIARQFEDFRQAEAAGVVLSAPDIAALAAATKLPEAALRATLAEVERLKADGATDGFGRDFAGVAPLTPPYRAVRVTGALFHTQGGLVVDASARVLRPDGSALPNLFAAGGAACGVSGSRAEGYLSGNGLLTAVALGHAAGEAAGRA is encoded by the coding sequence ATGAGCATCCTGCCCGCCAACGGCGTCGAATTCGAGCTGACCCTGCCGGTCGTCATCATCGGCGCCGGCGCCGCCGGGCTGGTCGCGGCGCTGGCGCTGCGCGAGGCCGGGCAGGAGGTGCTGGTGCTGGAGCGCGACCCGGTGCCGCGCGGCTCCACCGCCCTCTCCGCCGGGCTGATCCCGGCCCCCGGCACGCGCTGGCAGAAGGCGGCGGGGGAGGAGGATGGCCCGACCCTCTTCGCCGCCGATATTCTGGCCAAGGCCGGCGGCGAGCCCGACCCGGCGCTGGTCGAGGCGCTGGCGGCCCGCATCGGCCCGGTGCTGGAATGGCTGGCCGACCGGCATGGGCTGGATTTCTCGGTGATCACCGATTTCCGCTATCCCGGCCATTCCGCCTGCCGCATGCACGGCCTGCCCAGCCGCTCCGGCGAGGAGCTGGTGGACCGGCTGCGCGAGGCTGCCGAGGCGGCCGGGGTGGAGATCCTCTGCGAGGCGCAGGTCACCGCGCTTTATGCCGGCCCCGATGGCCGCATCCATGGCCTGGCCTTCCGCCGCCCCGATGGCAGCGAGGAGCGGCTGGGTTGCGACGCGCTGATCCTCGCCTGCAACGGCTATGGCGGCAATCCGGCGCTGGTGGCCGAGCATGTGCCGCTTCTCTCCGGCGCGCTGTATTTCGGCCATGCCGGCAATCAGGGCGACGCGCTGCTCTGGGGCCAGGCGCTGGGGGCGGCGACGCGGCATCTCTCCGGCCATCAGGGGCATGGCTCGGTGGCGCATCCGATCGGCATCCTGATCTCCTGGGCCACCATGACCCAGGGCGGCATCCAGGTGAATCTGGAGGGAAGCCGCTTCGCCGATGAAAGCCATGGCTATTCCGAGGCCGCCGCCCTGGTGCTGCAGCAGCCCGAAGCCGTGGCCTGGAGCCTATTCGACGAGCGCATCGCCGGCATCGCCCGGCAGTTCGAGGATTTCCGCCAGGCCGAGGCCGCCGGGGTGGTGCTGAGCGCGCCCGACATCGCCGCCCTGGCGGCGGCGACGAAACTGCCCGAGGCCGCGCTGCGGGCGACGCTGGCGGAGGTTGAGCGCCTCAAGGCCGATGGCGCGACGGATGGTTTCGGCCGCGACTTCGCCGGGGTGGCGCCGTTGACGCCGCCCTATCGCGCCGTGCGCGTCACCGGGGCGCTGTTCCACACCCAGGGCGGGCTGGTGGTGGATGCGTCGGCGCGGGTGCTGCGGCCGGATGGTTCGGCGCTGCCCAATCTCTTTGCTGCCGGCGGCGCCGCCTGCGGCGTCTCCGGCAGCCGGGCGGAGGGCTATCTCTCCGGCAATGGGCTGCTGACGGCGGTGGCGCTGGGCCATGCGGCGGGGGAGGCGGCGGGGCGCGCCTGA
- a CDS encoding amidohydrolase family protein encodes MTHRLLLRGARVLAPDALSAPLADILVEGDRIAALLPPGSAVEDAEIFEAGNRLVIPGLANGHTHGHGGLAKGSGDKWDLALLLAHAPWVGGGRGLADKKLSVQLNAVELLKKGCTAAFDLPAEFPGPTPEGLEAMAEAYASVGLRAVLAPMVADLTFFEATPGLVDALPEAQRARAASMRMAPAAETLATLHSAAKGWRHGAAGIALGLGPTIPLHGSQEFLRGCAALAEEFGLRVQSHVAEARYQAAAGEQLYGGATLLEHMDRMGLVGPRFSVAHGVWLTQGDLELLARRGAGLSHNPGANMRLASGIAPARAALRAGVTLGIGTDGSSSSDNQNMFEAMRLAAFASRLWEEAEEADWLGTAETFRLATAGSAALMGIEAGEIAPGRLADLVLLDLGHINWMPFNDAANQLVWTEDGSAVTDVMVGGAWKLRDRRVLGLDEAKLAAEAQAAADRLRAANAGAREWCEAIAPHIACHCRALARGWTRSRRLLRAE; translated from the coding sequence GTGACGCACCGCCTGCTGCTGCGCGGCGCCCGTGTCCTGGCGCCGGATGCCCTCTCCGCGCCGCTCGCCGATATCCTGGTCGAAGGCGACCGCATCGCCGCCCTGCTGCCGCCGGGCAGCGCCGTCGAGGATGCGGAGATCTTCGAGGCCGGAAACCGCCTGGTGATCCCGGGCCTGGCCAATGGCCACACCCATGGCCATGGCGGCCTGGCCAAGGGCTCGGGCGACAAATGGGATCTGGCGCTGCTGCTGGCCCATGCCCCCTGGGTGGGCGGCGGGCGCGGCCTTGCCGACAAGAAGCTCTCCGTCCAGCTCAATGCGGTGGAGCTGCTGAAGAAGGGTTGCACCGCCGCCTTCGACCTGCCGGCCGAATTCCCCGGCCCGACGCCGGAGGGGCTGGAGGCGATGGCCGAGGCCTATGCCAGTGTCGGGCTGCGCGCCGTGCTGGCGCCGATGGTGGCCGACCTGACCTTCTTCGAGGCGACGCCCGGGCTGGTGGATGCCCTGCCCGAGGCGCAGCGCGCGCGTGCCGCATCGATGCGCATGGCCCCCGCCGCCGAGACCCTGGCGACGCTGCACAGCGCCGCGAAGGGATGGCGGCACGGCGCCGCCGGCATCGCTCTCGGCCTCGGCCCGACCATCCCGCTGCATGGCTCGCAGGAGTTCCTGCGGGGATGCGCGGCTCTGGCAGAGGAATTCGGGCTGCGGGTGCAGAGCCATGTGGCGGAGGCGCGCTACCAGGCCGCCGCCGGCGAGCAGCTTTATGGCGGCGCCACCCTGCTCGAGCACATGGACCGGATGGGGCTGGTCGGGCCGCGCTTCTCGGTGGCGCATGGCGTCTGGCTGACCCAGGGCGATCTGGAGCTGCTGGCGCGGCGCGGGGCTGGGCTGTCGCACAATCCCGGCGCCAATATGCGCCTGGCCTCCGGCATCGCCCCCGCCCGCGCGGCGCTGCGCGCGGGCGTCACGCTGGGCATCGGCACCGATGGCTCCTCCTCCTCCGACAACCAGAACATGTTCGAGGCGATGCGCCTGGCCGCCTTCGCCTCCCGCCTCTGGGAGGAGGCGGAGGAGGCAGATTGGCTCGGCACCGCCGAGACATTCCGGCTGGCCACCGCCGGCTCCGCCGCGCTGATGGGCATCGAGGCGGGGGAGATCGCGCCCGGCAGGCTCGCCGATCTGGTGCTGCTCGACCTCGGCCACATCAACTGGATGCCCTTCAACGACGCCGCCAACCAGCTGGTCTGGACCGAGGATGGCAGCGCCGTGACCGATGTCATGGTGGGCGGCGCCTGGAAGCTGCGCGACCGCCGCGTGCTGGGGCTGGACGAGGCGAAGCTGGCCGCCGAGGCCCAGGCCGCGGCCGACCGGCTGCGCGCCGCCAATGCGGGGGCGCGGGAATGGTGCGAGGCGATCGCCCCGCATATCGCCTGCCATTGCCGGGCGCTGGCGCGCGGCTGGACCCGCTCCCGCCGGCTGCTGCGGGCGGAGTGA
- a CDS encoding hydantoinase/oxoprolinase family protein has protein sequence MRLEVSERILADGSVRQAVDAAEVQAAVRQLIAQGAEALAIVFINAYANPANEQAALEAARAIWPGETIACSTQILPEIREFERTSTTALNAYLQPVVGSYLGKLDKALAGEGFTGQFHIVQSNGGVMSTATARRLPVRTALSGPAAGVIAAAAIAREAGFPDVITGDLGGTSFDVSLVVGGGTALAAQTTIDFGLVIRTPMIEISTIGAGGGSIAHVDAGGLLQVGPESAGSRPGPVCYGQGNTRPTLTDANVVLGRINAERPIGGKLARLDVEAAKSAILEHVGRPLGLDAMAAAEAILRVANARMAGAIRLVSIERGHDPSRFAVVPFGGGGALHTGALIREVGLKAALVPRFPGVTSALGCVIADIRHDQVQTVNLTLDALDEAALDRRMVAEAASARAVVEAAGLAVERIDTVFELDMHYAGQTHTVAVPLPVEVRDGSTGLSRAIVRQAFERAYQTSFSRLLPGLGVRIVNLRTAAIGRRPRFDLGLLKPEPGASIEAARRGSRPVWFEGAWHDTAIYARLELPEGATIPGPAILEQPDATTVVDPGLVARVDHLGNIIVERAA, from the coding sequence ATGCGGCTGGAGGTCAGCGAGCGCATTTTGGCCGATGGTTCGGTCCGCCAGGCGGTGGATGCCGCCGAGGTGCAGGCGGCGGTGCGCCAGCTGATCGCCCAGGGGGCGGAGGCGCTGGCCATCGTCTTCATCAACGCCTATGCCAATCCGGCGAACGAGCAGGCGGCGCTCGAGGCAGCGCGCGCCATCTGGCCCGGCGAGACCATCGCCTGCTCGACCCAGATCCTGCCCGAGATCCGCGAATTCGAGCGGACCTCGACCACCGCGCTGAACGCCTATCTGCAGCCTGTCGTCGGCTCCTATCTCGGCAAGCTCGACAAGGCCCTGGCGGGGGAGGGCTTCACCGGCCAGTTCCACATCGTGCAGTCGAATGGCGGCGTGATGTCCACCGCCACGGCGCGGCGCCTGCCGGTGCGCACGGCGCTCTCCGGCCCGGCCGCCGGTGTAATCGCCGCCGCCGCCATCGCGCGGGAGGCGGGCTTCCCGGATGTCATCACCGGCGATCTCGGCGGCACCTCCTTCGATGTCTCGCTGGTGGTGGGGGGCGGCACGGCGCTGGCGGCGCAGACCACCATCGATTTCGGCCTGGTCATCCGCACGCCGATGATCGAGATCAGCACCATCGGCGCCGGCGGCGGCTCCATCGCCCATGTCGATGCCGGCGGGCTGCTGCAGGTGGGTCCCGAGAGCGCCGGCTCCCGCCCCGGCCCGGTCTGCTACGGCCAGGGCAACACGCGGCCGACGCTGACGGATGCCAATGTCGTGCTCGGCCGCATCAATGCCGAGCGGCCGATCGGCGGCAAGCTGGCGCGCCTCGATGTCGAGGCGGCGAAATCCGCGATCCTCGAGCATGTCGGCCGCCCGCTGGGGCTCGACGCCATGGCGGCGGCGGAGGCCATTCTGCGCGTGGCCAATGCGCGCATGGCCGGCGCCATCCGGCTGGTCTCCATCGAGCGCGGGCACGACCCGTCGCGCTTCGCCGTGGTGCCCTTCGGCGGTGGCGGCGCGCTGCACACCGGCGCGCTGATCCGCGAGGTCGGGCTGAAGGCGGCGCTGGTGCCGCGCTTCCCCGGCGTCACCTCGGCGCTGGGCTGCGTCATCGCCGATATCCGGCACGACCAGGTGCAGACGGTGAATCTGACGCTGGACGCGCTGGACGAGGCCGCGCTCGACCGCCGCATGGTGGCGGAGGCCGCTTCCGCCCGTGCCGTGGTGGAGGCGGCGGGCCTCGCCGTCGAGCGCATCGACACGGTGTTCGAGCTGGACATGCATTATGCCGGCCAGACCCACACCGTCGCCGTGCCGCTGCCGGTCGAGGTCAGGGATGGCAGCACGGGCCTCTCCCGCGCCATCGTGCGGCAGGCTTTCGAGCGTGCCTACCAGACCAGCTTCTCCCGCCTGCTGCCGGGGCTTGGCGTGCGCATCGTCAATCTGCGCACGGCGGCGATCGGCCGGCGGCCGCGCTTCGATCTCGGCCTGCTGAAGCCCGAGCCGGGCGCCAGCATCGAGGCCGCCCGGCGCGGCAGCCGCCCGGTCTGGTTCGAGGGCGCCTGGCATGACACCGCCATCTATGCCCGGCTGGAGCTGCCGGAGGGTGCGACCATCCCGGGCCCGGCCATCCTGGAGCAGCCGGACGCCACCACCGTGGTCGATCCCGGCCTGGTGGCGCGGGTGGACCATCTGGGCAACATCATCGTGGAGCGCGCCGCATGA
- a CDS encoding ABC transporter substrate-binding protein has protein sequence MTEPTRKLPRRLLLGAALAAPALHAARAQAPLRFSLDWALQGNHAMFSLADDHGLYRREGLSVRMDRGFGSGDALVKVGSGTYDMGFADFSGAVKFNAEYPQNRLVMIYPVFDRTAAAIVTLRGRGIEKPQDVAGRHLGAPEGEGSRMLFPAFARVAGIDTGRMRWTSMAANLRDTMLRTGQVDAVSGFLFTVHFNLVGLGIPEDQILGWPYAEHGLDLLGSGLFARADWLERNGETAAKFVRASMGGLKLLLNDVPAGMASLKKREPLFDEALESRRFAMTRDRSIITPNSREGGLGVLDMARATQLVRVNAEAYGIQNPPEAASMFTDRYLPPRSERML, from the coding sequence ATGACCGAGCCCACCCGTAAGCTGCCCCGCCGCCTGCTGCTGGGCGCCGCCCTGGCCGCGCCGGCGCTGCACGCCGCCCGCGCCCAGGCGCCGCTGCGCTTCAGCCTGGACTGGGCGCTGCAGGGCAACCACGCCATGTTCTCGCTCGCCGACGACCATGGGCTGTACCGGCGCGAGGGGCTGTCGGTGCGCATGGATCGCGGCTTCGGCTCGGGCGATGCGCTGGTGAAGGTGGGGTCCGGCACCTATGACATGGGCTTCGCCGATTTCTCCGGCGCGGTGAAGTTCAACGCCGAATACCCGCAGAACCGGCTGGTGATGATCTACCCGGTCTTCGACCGCACCGCCGCCGCCATCGTCACCCTGCGCGGCCGCGGCATCGAGAAGCCGCAGGATGTCGCCGGCCGCCATCTCGGCGCGCCGGAAGGCGAGGGGAGCCGCATGCTGTTCCCCGCCTTCGCCCGCGTCGCCGGCATCGATACGGGCCGCATGCGCTGGACCTCCATGGCCGCCAATCTGCGCGACACCATGCTGCGCACCGGCCAGGTGGATGCCGTCAGCGGCTTCCTCTTCACCGTGCATTTCAACCTGGTGGGCCTCGGCATTCCGGAGGACCAGATCCTCGGCTGGCCCTATGCCGAGCATGGGCTGGACCTGCTGGGCTCCGGCCTGTTCGCCCGCGCCGACTGGCTGGAGCGCAATGGCGAGACGGCGGCGAAATTCGTCCGCGCCTCGATGGGCGGGCTGAAGCTGCTGCTGAACGACGTGCCGGCCGGCATGGCCTCGCTGAAGAAGCGCGAGCCGCTGTTCGACGAGGCGCTGGAGAGCCGCCGCTTTGCCATGACGCGGGATCGGTCCATCATCACGCCCAACAGCCGGGAGGGCGGGCTCGGCGTGCTCGACATGGCGCGCGCCACGCAGCTGGTGCGGGTCAATGCCGAGGCCTATGGCATCCAGAACCCGCCGGAGGCCGCCAGCATGTTCACCGACCGCTATTTGCCGCCGCGCTCCGAGCGCATGCTGTGA
- a CDS encoding hydantoinase B/oxoprolinase family protein, which yields MSAIDPVTLAILKGRLEQIADEMDATLYRSAFNPIIAEARDACHGFYHAETGETLVQGANGLPIFVGAMAFAVKAVIDKVAAGDAVQEGDTFLFNDPYDGGTHLNDFRLVRPIFRGGRLFCWMASVGHWLDIGGNVPGGYNPKATESFQEGVRFPPVRLISQGRMNQDLLDILAANSRVPDSNWGDLNGQLNALDLGERRFAALLDEYGEAVLGQAFDAFSARAEAMMRAAIASLPDGLYSFEDVLDNDGISDETLTIALDLTIAGETMALDFSRSSPPVQGPVNIARSTAIAACYVALKHVFTEVPANAGCLRPITFSVPDTTLLGAKAPRPVAGYTETILRLIGVIFGALAKADPARATAAPFGTINALSLAGHRPDGSRWVMFSFFGGGLGGNPESDGLSHANNPISTATIPPVEILEAAYPVLFRQWALRPDSAGQGAHRGGLGAVYEIEPLTDARVSLLGERGKAAPFGVSGGTPAALNRFTWTDEAGAHHPPMVSKITDIALKAGHSVKLETPGGGGWGDPAQRNPEKAARDRRLGYVTENGAA from the coding sequence GTGAGCGCCATCGACCCCGTCACCCTCGCCATCCTGAAGGGGCGGCTGGAGCAGATCGCGGACGAGATGGACGCGACGCTGTATCGCTCCGCCTTCAACCCGATCATCGCCGAGGCACGCGACGCCTGCCACGGCTTCTACCATGCCGAGACCGGCGAGACCCTGGTGCAGGGCGCCAACGGCCTGCCGATCTTTGTCGGCGCCATGGCCTTCGCCGTGAAGGCGGTGATCGACAAGGTCGCCGCCGGCGATGCGGTGCAGGAGGGCGACACCTTCCTGTTCAACGACCCCTATGATGGCGGCACCCATCTGAATGATTTCCGCCTGGTGCGGCCGATCTTCCGCGGCGGCAGGCTGTTCTGCTGGATGGCCTCCGTCGGCCATTGGCTGGATATCGGCGGCAATGTCCCCGGCGGCTACAACCCCAAGGCCACCGAGAGCTTCCAGGAAGGCGTGCGCTTCCCGCCCGTGCGGCTGATCAGCCAGGGGCGGATGAACCAGGATTTGCTCGACATCCTGGCGGCCAATTCGCGCGTGCCGGATTCCAACTGGGGCGATCTGAACGGCCAGCTCAACGCGCTCGATCTCGGCGAGCGGCGCTTCGCCGCGCTGCTCGACGAATATGGCGAGGCGGTGCTGGGCCAGGCCTTCGACGCCTTCTCGGCCCGCGCCGAGGCGATGATGCGCGCCGCCATCGCCAGCCTGCCCGACGGGCTCTACAGCTTCGAGGACGTGCTGGACAATGATGGCATCAGCGACGAGACGCTGACCATCGCGCTCGACCTGACCATCGCCGGCGAGACCATGGCGCTGGATTTCTCCCGCTCCTCGCCGCCGGTGCAGGGGCCGGTGAACATCGCCCGCTCCACCGCCATCGCCGCCTGCTATGTGGCGCTGAAGCACGTCTTCACCGAGGTTCCGGCCAATGCCGGCTGCTTGCGGCCGATTACTTTCAGTGTGCCCGACACCACCTTGCTGGGCGCCAAGGCGCCACGCCCGGTGGCGGGCTACACCGAGACCATCCTGCGCCTCATCGGTGTCATCTTCGGCGCGCTGGCCAAGGCCGATCCGGCGCGCGCCACCGCCGCGCCCTTCGGCACCATCAACGCGCTGTCGCTGGCCGGGCATCGGCCCGATGGCTCGCGCTGGGTGATGTTCTCCTTCTTCGGCGGCGGCCTCGGCGGCAATCCGGAGAGCGACGGGCTCAGCCACGCCAACAACCCGATCTCCACCGCCACCATCCCGCCGGTGGAGATCCTGGAGGCCGCCTATCCCGTGCTGTTCCGCCAATGGGCGCTGCGGCCGGATTCGGCGGGGCAGGGCGCGCATCGCGGCGGGCTCGGCGCGGTCTATGAGATCGAGCCGCTGACCGATGCGCGCGTCTCGCTGCTGGGCGAGCGCGGCAAGGCGGCGCCCTTCGGTGTCTCCGGCGGCACGCCGGCGGCGCTGAACCGCTTCACCTGGACCGATGAAGCCGGCGCGCATCACCCGCCCATGGTGTCCAAGATCACCGATATCGCGCTGAAGGCCGGGCACAGCGTGAAGCTGGAAACACCTGGCGGCGGCGGCTGGGGCGACCCGGCGCAGCGCAACCCGGAAAAGGCCGCGCGCGACCGCCGGCTGGGCTATGTGACGGAGAACGGCGCGGCATGA
- a CDS encoding ABC-F family ATP-binding cassette domain-containing protein translates to MIRLDNISKQNGQQLLFIEASAALQRGEKIGLVGPNGAGKSTLFRMITGQEPPDEGQVVVDRGVSIGLFSQDVGEMSGRSAVAEVMDGAGAVSEVAAELAELEAALADPDRADEMDSLIERFGEVQGRFEALGGYALEGRAREVLAGLSFSQEMMEGDVSRLSGGWKMRVALARILLMRPDVMLLDEPSNHLDLESLIWLENFLRGYDGALLMTSHDREFMNRIVNKILEIDGGTLTSYTGNYEFYEQQRALNEKQQQAQFERQQAMLAKEIAFIERFKARASHAAQVQSRVKKLEKIDRVEPPKRRQSVSFEFQPAPRSGDDVVKLRGVSKRYGQRSIYDGLDLLVRRRERCCVLGVNGAGKSTLLKLVAGATAPDEGSVTLGGSVKMGYFAQHAMELLQGDRTIFETLEENFPRATQGSLRALAGCFGFSGDEVEKKCRVLSGGEKARLVMAMMLYDPPNFLVLDEPTNHLDMATKEMLVAALADYEGTMLFVSHDRHFLAALSNRVLELTPEGLHQYDGGYTEYVARTGQEAPGLRS, encoded by the coding sequence ATGATCCGCCTCGACAACATCAGCAAGCAGAACGGCCAGCAGCTCCTCTTCATCGAGGCCTCGGCGGCGCTCCAGCGCGGCGAGAAGATCGGCCTGGTCGGGCCCAATGGCGCCGGCAAATCCACCCTGTTCCGCATGATCACCGGGCAGGAGCCGCCGGATGAGGGCCAGGTGGTGGTCGATCGCGGCGTCTCCATCGGGCTGTTCAGCCAGGATGTGGGCGAGATGTCCGGCCGCAGCGCGGTGGCCGAGGTGATGGACGGCGCCGGCGCGGTGAGCGAGGTGGCCGCCGAGCTGGCCGAGCTGGAAGCGGCCCTGGCCGATCCCGACCGCGCCGATGAGATGGACAGCCTGATCGAGCGCTTCGGCGAGGTGCAGGGCCGTTTCGAGGCGCTGGGCGGCTATGCGCTGGAGGGCCGCGCGCGCGAGGTGCTGGCCGGGCTCAGCTTCAGCCAGGAGATGATGGAGGGCGATGTCAGCCGCCTCTCGGGCGGCTGGAAGATGCGCGTGGCGCTGGCCCGCATCCTGCTGATGCGCCCCGATGTCATGCTGCTGGACGAGCCGAGCAACCATCTCGACCTCGAAAGCCTGATCTGGCTGGAGAATTTCCTGCGCGGTTATGATGGCGCGCTGCTGATGACCTCGCACGACCGCGAATTCATGAACCGGATCGTCAACAAGATCCTGGAGATCGATGGCGGCACGCTGACCTCCTACACCGGCAATTACGAATTCTACGAGCAGCAGCGGGCGCTGAACGAGAAGCAGCAGCAGGCGCAGTTCGAGCGCCAGCAGGCGATGCTGGCCAAGGAGATCGCCTTCATCGAGCGGTTCAAGGCGCGCGCCTCGCACGCCGCGCAGGTGCAGAGCCGGGTCAAGAAGCTGGAGAAGATCGACCGCGTCGAGCCGCCCAAGCGCCGGCAGAGCGTCTCCTTCGAGTTCCAGCCGGCGCCGCGCTCGGGCGACGATGTGGTGAAGCTGCGCGGCGTGTCGAAGCGCTACGGCCAGCGCAGCATCTATGACGGGCTGGACCTGCTGGTGCGGCGGCGCGAGCGCTGCTGCGTGCTGGGCGTCAATGGCGCCGGCAAGTCGACCCTGCTGAAGCTGGTGGCCGGCGCTACCGCGCCAGATGAGGGCAGCGTGACGCTCGGCGGCAGCGTGAAGATGGGCTATTTCGCCCAGCACGCCATGGAGCTGCTGCAGGGCGACCGCACCATCTTCGAGACACTTGAAGAAAATTTCCCGCGCGCGACGCAGGGTTCGCTGCGGGCGCTGGCCGGCTGCTTCGGCTTCTCCGGTGACGAGGTGGAGAAGAAGTGCCGCGTGCTGTCGGGCGGCGAGAAGGCGCGGCTGGTGATGGCGATGATGCTGTACGATCCGCCGAACTTCCTGGTGCTGGACGAGCCCACCAACCATCTGGACATGGCCACCAAGGAGATGCTGGTGGCGGCGCTGGCCGATTACGAGGGGACGATGCTGTTCGTCTCGCATGACCGCCACTTCCTGGCGGCGCTGTCCAACCGGGTGCTGGAGCTGACGCCGGAGGGCCTGCATCAGTATGATGGCGGCTACACCGAATATGTCGCCCGCACCGGGCAGGAGGCGCCGGGGCTGCGCAGCTGA
- a CDS encoding hydrolase yields the protein MKRRDLLLAAALAPLAAPALRPGRAWAQSAPAAMPPVLFIHGNGDQAALWQTTLWRFESQGVPRGRLAALNLPDPLARDDDGVAQPRRSSSADFTAAVAEAVAALRASAGAGRVALVGNSRGGYPIRDFVLHGGGAAQVSHAVLCGTPNRGVYDWPETRNREFNAQSELLRKLNGGESDVVPGTQFLTLRSDGNDVYAQADGFALGQPGRPTGTGPAGPELRGATNLVLGQLDHREIAYHPRAFREMFRWIAGREPERIAILPEARPVLNGQVTGTPGGVPTNRPVEGAQVDIWRTDPETGARLGEALLRRRTGADGVWGPVEVSPDWALEFVVAAPGHPTTHLYRAGFPRSSDIVHLRPARPLTEQDRASGAVLLFTRPRGYFGLPRDAIILDGREPADIPRGLARSATATLRAPAERLGQPVTAQFNEERIVARLWPVSEGRISVAELTG from the coding sequence ATGAAACGCCGAGACCTGCTGCTGGCGGCCGCCTTGGCGCCGCTGGCCGCCCCCGCCCTGCGGCCCGGCCGCGCCTGGGCCCAGTCCGCGCCAGCCGCCATGCCGCCGGTGCTGTTCATCCATGGCAATGGCGACCAGGCGGCGCTGTGGCAGACCACCCTCTGGCGCTTCGAGAGCCAAGGCGTGCCGCGCGGCCGCCTCGCCGCGCTGAACCTGCCGGACCCGCTGGCGCGCGACGATGACGGGGTGGCGCAGCCGCGCCGCTCCTCCTCCGCCGATTTCACCGCCGCGGTGGCGGAGGCGGTGGCGGCGCTGCGCGCCTCGGCCGGCGCCGGGCGCGTCGCGCTAGTGGGCAACAGCCGCGGCGGCTACCCGATCCGCGACTTCGTGCTGCATGGGGGCGGCGCGGCGCAGGTCTCGCACGCCGTGCTCTGCGGCACGCCCAACCGGGGCGTCTATGACTGGCCGGAGACCCGCAACCGCGAATTCAACGCCCAGTCCGAGCTGCTGCGGAAGCTGAATGGCGGCGAGAGCGATGTAGTGCCCGGCACGCAGTTCCTGACGCTGCGCAGCGACGGCAATGACGTCTATGCCCAGGCGGATGGCTTCGCCCTCGGCCAGCCCGGCCGGCCGACCGGCACCGGCCCGGCGGGGCCGGAGCTGCGCGGCGCCACCAACCTGGTGCTGGGCCAGCTCGACCACCGCGAAATCGCCTACCACCCGCGCGCCTTCCGCGAGATGTTCCGCTGGATCGCCGGGCGGGAGCCGGAGCGCATCGCCATCCTGCCCGAGGCGCGGCCGGTGCTGAACGGCCAGGTCACCGGCACACCGGGCGGCGTGCCGACCAACCGCCCGGTCGAGGGCGCGCAGGTGGACATCTGGCGCACCGACCCCGAGACCGGCGCGCGGCTGGGCGAGGCGCTGCTGCGCCGCAGGACCGGCGCGGACGGGGTGTGGGGGCCGGTGGAGGTCAGCCCGGACTGGGCGCTGGAATTCGTCGTGGCGGCCCCTGGCCATCCCACCACGCATCTCTACCGCGCGGGCTTTCCGCGCTCCTCCGATATCGTGCATCTGCGCCCGGCGCGGCCGCTCACCGAACAGGACCGGGCTTCGGGGGCGGTGCTGCTCTTCACCCGGCCGCGCGGCTATTTCGGCCTGCCGCGCGACGCCATCATCCTGGATGGGCGGGAGCCCGCGGACATCCCGCGCGGCCTGGCGCGCAGCGCCACCGCCACGCTGCGGGCGCCGGCGGAGCGCCTCGGCCAGCCCGTGACGGCGCAGTTCAACGAGGAGCGGATCGTGGCGCGGCTCTGGCCGGTGTCGGAGGGGCGCATCAGCGTGGCCGAGCTGACCGGCTGA
- a CDS encoding cysteine hydrolase: protein MSHEPIPASETALLIVDLQNDFIHPDGAYARGGQGDPSIAALPGRLKPLADAIRKKNGWVVSTQFTLVPGKGGEPMISPHLKALRPFLRKGDFCPGAWGHQLVDELQPADLSVEKLAYSAFYMTRLEWVLRKAGVRKLYVGGIVTNGGVASTVRDAHVRDIDVTVLEDGCAAFGAETHATAIAALRPVARIASIAQAMAELEAA, encoded by the coding sequence ATGAGCCACGAACCGATCCCCGCCAGCGAGACGGCGCTGCTGATCGTCGATCTGCAGAATGATTTCATCCACCCCGACGGCGCCTATGCGCGCGGCGGCCAGGGCGACCCTTCCATCGCCGCCCTGCCGGGCAGGCTGAAGCCCCTGGCGGACGCCATCCGGAAGAAGAATGGCTGGGTGGTCTCCACCCAGTTCACCCTGGTGCCGGGCAAGGGGGGCGAGCCGATGATCTCGCCGCATCTGAAGGCGCTGCGGCCCTTCCTGCGCAAGGGCGATTTCTGCCCCGGCGCCTGGGGCCACCAGCTGGTGGATGAATTGCAGCCGGCCGATCTCTCGGTCGAGAAGCTGGCCTATTCCGCCTTCTACATGACCCGGCTGGAATGGGTGCTGCGCAAGGCCGGCGTCCGCAAGCTCTATGTCGGCGGCATCGTCACCAATGGCGGCGTCGCCTCGACGGTGCGGGACGCGCATGTGCGCGACATCGATGTGACGGTGCTGGAGGATGGCTGCGCCGCCTTCGGCGCCGAGACGCATGCGACGGCCATCGCGGCGCTGCGCCCGGTCGCCCGCATCGCCAGCATCGCCCAGGCCATGGCGGAGCTGGAGGCGGCATGA